The following are from one region of the Gemmatimonadaceae bacterium genome:
- the rplW gene encoding 50S ribosomal protein L23, with the protein MPTIHETIVRPIITERSSTAYQNLGEYTFVVHPKSTKHGIANAIQILFGVTVTDVWTLNCRGKQRTVGQSKGKRPNYKKAIVRLKAGDTIPVFEG; encoded by the coding sequence ATGCCGACGATCCATGAAACGATCGTGCGCCCGATCATCACCGAGCGGAGCAGCACGGCGTACCAGAACCTTGGCGAGTACACCTTCGTGGTGCACCCCAAGTCAACCAAGCACGGCATCGCGAACGCCATCCAGATCCTGTTCGGCGTGACGGTGACCGACGTGTGGACCCTGAACTGCCGCGGCAAGCAGCGCACCGTGGGCCAGTCGAAGGGGAAGCGTCCCAACTACAAGAAGGCGATCGTGCGGCTGAAGGCCGGTGACACGATCCCGGTCTTCGAGGGTTAA
- the rplD gene encoding 50S ribosomal protein L4 yields MTTENTTVQARAFGADGKAKGAMTLPATLFDGTVNVPVMHQVVKATLANQRQGTASTKTRGKVTGGNQKPWKQKGTGRARQGSTRAPHWPGGGTVFGPTPRDYTQRVQKKVRALGKKSALNVRARENDLLVIDAFEMKAPSTKAMLSLLGKLGVADRKVLFLTDGVKPMTFLSARNIPSTHVMPYQDVGTYHVLWSDVVIIEASALSAHDVPAAEAK; encoded by the coding sequence ATGACGACAGAGAACACGACAGTGCAGGCACGCGCGTTCGGTGCGGATGGCAAGGCCAAGGGCGCGATGACGCTGCCGGCCACGCTGTTCGACGGGACGGTGAACGTGCCGGTGATGCACCAGGTGGTGAAGGCCACGCTGGCCAACCAGCGCCAGGGCACCGCGTCGACCAAGACGCGCGGCAAGGTGACGGGTGGCAACCAGAAGCCGTGGAAGCAGAAGGGCACCGGCCGCGCGCGCCAGGGCTCGACCCGTGCGCCGCACTGGCCGGGTGGTGGCACCGTCTTTGGCCCGACGCCGCGTGACTACACGCAGCGCGTGCAGAAGAAGGTGCGTGCGCTGGGCAAGAAGAGCGCGCTGAACGTCCGCGCCCGTGAGAACGACCTGCTGGTGATCGATGCCTTCGAGATGAAGGCGCCGAGCACCAAGGCGATGCTGTCGCTGCTCGGCAAGCTGGGCGTGGCGGACCGCAAGGTGTTGTTCCTCACCGATGGCGTGAAGCCGATGACGTTCCTCAGCGCCCGCAACATCCCGTCGACCCACGTGATGCCGTACCAGGACGTCGGCACGTACCACGTGCTCTGGTCCGACGTGGTCATCATCGAAGCGTCGGCGCTCTCGGCGCATGACGTGCCCGCCGCGGAGGCGAAGTAA
- the rplC gene encoding 50S ribosomal protein L3 has translation MIGIIGRKVGMTQIFNEIGQQIPVTVVEATPNTVTKVMEKATAGFASVELGYGAQRVRRASKPNERTPRGARASKAEVGHAAKAGLTNPPEVIRSFRIDDAPGKNPEIPTYELGQKLTVELFAPGEIVKVTGTSKGRGFQGVVKRYGFGGGPNTHGNTKHRRPGSIGPGTDPSRVIKGKKMPGHYGDHRHTQIGLRVEKVDVERNLIYIRGAVAGPTNGIVLVKKQG, from the coding sequence ATGATCGGCATCATTGGACGAAAGGTCGGGATGACCCAGATCTTCAACGAGATCGGGCAGCAGATCCCGGTGACCGTGGTGGAGGCGACTCCGAACACGGTGACGAAGGTGATGGAGAAGGCGACGGCCGGCTTTGCGTCGGTCGAGCTCGGGTATGGCGCGCAGCGTGTGCGTCGTGCGTCGAAGCCGAATGAGCGCACGCCGCGTGGCGCGCGTGCCTCGAAGGCGGAAGTGGGTCATGCGGCGAAGGCCGGCCTGACCAACCCGCCCGAGGTCATTCGCAGCTTCCGCATCGATGACGCGCCGGGCAAGAATCCCGAGATCCCGACCTACGAGCTGGGGCAGAAGCTCACCGTCGAGCTGTTCGCCCCGGGCGAGATCGTGAAGGTCACGGGCACCAGCAAGGGTCGTGGCTTCCAGGGCGTCGTGAAGCGTTACGGCTTCGGCGGCGGTCCCAACACGCACGGCAACACCAAGCACCGTCGTCCTGGCTCCATCGGACCGGGCACGGATCCGTCGCGCGTGATCAAGGGCAAGAAGATGCCCGGACATTACGGCGACCATCGCCACACCCAGATCGGCCTCCGGGTCGAGAAGGTGGACGTGGAGCGCAACCTGATCTACATCCGTGGCGCAGTGGCGGGTCCGACCAACGGAATCGTCCTCGTCAAGAAGCAGGGCTAA